A stretch of Geotrypetes seraphini chromosome 2, aGeoSer1.1, whole genome shotgun sequence DNA encodes these proteins:
- the LOC117355010 gene encoding zinc finger protein 420-like, with product MPAGASGQMRLSFEDISVSFSQEEWAYLDEEQKELYREVMKENYQTLISLGTGSPSVTPDIISHIERGEEPYVRDEPGSEEREPGTSSCSDHQKRKREKEQREHPIEIEEIQRQSENVCKNISHGTERINSKTCKQESKEQRDPEGDSVDGLIKCERNERELSDIPESQRHQTERPFQINNSDKVTSEFHHGKKRKKHQKEFTHLVYKSNKRFPLSSGLQLRTRNHKNEKPFTSTACNKTSRFSDLKVHKRIHTGNKPYTCTECNKSFTWLSYLKVHQRIHTGDKPYTCTECNKSFTRLSYLKDHQRIHTGVKPHTCTECNKSFTWLSSLKFHQRMHTGEKLHTCTECNKSFTWLSYLKVHQRIHTGDKPYTCTVCNKSFMDLSHLKRHHRIHTGEKPHTCTECNKSFIDLSHLKSHHKIHTGNKPYTCTECNKSFTQLSYLKVHQRIHTGDKPYTCTVCNKNFMDLSYLKRHHRMHTGEKQHTCTECNKCFINLSHLKRHHRIHTGNKPYTCTECNKSFTQLSYLKVHQRIHTGDKLYTCTECNKSFTQLSSLKIHQRIHTGDKPHTCTECNNSFTHLSHLKNHQRIHTGYKPYTCSECNKSFTRLSVLKLHQRIHTGDKPHTCTECNKSFTYDSNLKNHQRIHTAHKPYTCTECNKSFTQLSYLKVHQRIHTGDKPYTCTECNKSFTQLSSLKFHQRIHTGDKPHKCTECNKSFTSVSSLKNHQRLHTGEKPYMCTECNKSFTSGSSLKNHQRLHTGEKLYMCTECNKSFTQLSALTYHQNIHREEKPQSCTSSLKNHQRIHTGDKPHTCTECNKSFTHPSALKIHQRIHTGDKPHTCTECNKSFTHPSALKIHQRIHTGDKPYTCTECNKSFTQLSYLKVHQRIHTGDKPYTCTECNKSFTQLSSLKFHQRIHTGDKPYTCTVCNKSFMDLSHLKRHHRIHTGNKPYTCTECNKSFTQLSYLKVHQRIHTGDKPYTCTVCNKNFMDLSYLKRHHRMHTGEKQHTCTECNKCFINLSHLKRHHRIHTGNKPYTCTECNKSFTQLSYLKVHQRIHTGDKLYTCTECNKSFTQLSSLKIHQRIHTGDKPHTCTECNNSFTHLSHLKNHQRIHTGYKPYTCRFMPRNPHGLIDNRCS from the exons ATCAtcaaaaaaggaagagagaaaaggagCAAAGAGAACATCCTATAGAAATAGAGGAAATCCAAAGACAATCAGAAAATGTCTGTAAGAATATTTCCCATGGAACTGAGAGGATAAACTCAAAGACCTGTAAGCAGGAATCAAAAGAGCAAAGAGACCCTGAAGGAGACTCAGTGGATGGACTCATTAAGTGTGAGAGAAATGAGAGGGAGCTCAGTGACATCCCTGAGAGCCAAAGACATCAGACAGAGAGACCCTTCCAAATAAATAATAGTGATAAAGTGACTTCTGAATTCCACCATggcaaaaagaggaaaaaacaccagaaagaattCACACATCTTGTATATAAATCTAATAAGCGCTTCCCTTTGTCTTCAGGACTCCAACTGCGCACAAGGAATCATAAAAATGAAAAACCATTTACATCTACTGCATGTAATAAAACCTCTCGGTTTTCAGATCTAAAAGTTCACAAGAGAATCCACACGGgaaacaaaccatatacatgtactgagtgtaataaaagcttcacttggctttcctatctaaaagttcaccagaggatccacacgggagacaaaccatatacatgtactgagtgtaataaaagcttcactcggctttcctATCTAAAAgatcaccagaggatccacacgggagtcaaaccacatacgtgtactgagtgtaataaaagcttcacttggctttccTCTCTAAAATTTCACCAGAGGATGCACACGGGAGAGAAACTAcatacgtgtactgagtgtaataaaagcttcacttggctttcctatctaaaagttcaccagaggatccacacgggagacaaaccatatacatgtactgtgtgtaataaaagcttcatggatctttcacatctaaaaagacaccatAGGATCCACACGGGAGAGAAACCAcatacgtgtactgagtgtaataaaagcttcatagatctttcacatctaaaaagccaCCATAAGATCCACACAGgaaacaaaccatatacatgtactgagtgtaataaaagcttcactcagctttcctatctaaaagttcaccagaggatccacacgggagacaaaccatatacatgtactgtgtGTAATAAAAACTTCATGGATCTTTCATATCTAAAAAGACACCATAGGATGCACACGGGAGAGAAACAAcatacgtgtactgagtgtaataaatgcTTCATAaatctttcacatctaaaaagacaccatAGGATCCACACGGGAAACAAACCAtatacgtgtactgagtgtaataaaagcttcactcagctttcctatctaaaagttcaccagaggatccacacgggagacaaactatatacatgtactgagtgtaataaaagcttcactcaactttcaagtctaaaaattcaccagaggatccacacgggaGATAAACcacatacatgtactgagtgtaataataGCTTCACTcatctttcacatctaaaaaatcatcagaggatccacacagggtatAAACCGtatacatgtagtgagtgtaataaaagcttcactaggCTTTCAGTTCTAAAacttcaccagaggatccacacaggagacaaaccacatacgtgtactgagtgtaataaaagcttcacttatgattcaaatttaaaaaatcaccagaggatccacacggcACACAAACCAtatacgtgtactgagtgtaataaaagcttcactcagctttcctatctaaaagttcaccagaggatccacacgggagacaaaccatatacgtgtactgagtgtaataaaagcttcactcaactttCAAGTCTAAAatttcaccagaggatccacacgggaGACAAACCACATaagtgtactgagtgtaataaaagcttcacatCTGTTTCAAGTTTAAAAAATCACCAGAGGCTCCATACGGGAGAGAAACCGTATATGTGTacagagtgtaataaaagcttcacgtCTGGTTCAAGTTTAAAAAATCACCAGAGGCTCCATACGGGAGAGAAACTGTATATGTGTacagagtgtaataaaagcttcactcagctctcAGCTCTAACATATCACCAGAATATCCACAGGGAAGAAAAACCACAATCGTGTACTTCAAGTTTAAAAAatcaccagaggatccatacaggagacaaaccacatacgtgtactgagtgtaataaaagcttcactcatccTTCAGCtttaaaaattcaccagaggatccacacgggagacaaaccacatacgtgtactgagtgtaataaaagcttcactcatccTTCTGCtttaaaaattcaccagaggatccacacgggagacaaaccatatacgtgtactgagtgtaataaaagcttcactcagctttcctatctaaaagttcaccagaggatccatacgggagacaaaccatatacgtgtactgagtgtaataaaagcttcactcaactttCAAGTCTAAAatttcaccagaggatccacacgggagacaaaccatatacatgtactgtgtgtaataaaagcttcatggatctttcacatctaaaaagacaccataggatccacacaggaaacaaaccatatacatgtactgagtgtaataaaagcttcactcagctttcctatctaaaagttcaccagaggatccacacgggagacaaaccatatacatgtactgtgtGTAATAAAAACTTCATGGATCTTTCATATCTAAAAAGACACCATAGGATGCACACGGGAGAGAAACAAcatacgtgtactgagtgtaataaatgcTTCATAaatctttcacatctaaaaagacaccatAGGATCCACACGGGAAACAAACCAtatacgtgtactgagtgtaataaaagcttcactcagctttcctatctaaaagttcaccagaggatccacacgggagacaaactatatacatgtactgagtgtaataaaagcttcactcaactttcaagtctaaaaattcaccagaggatccacacgggaGATAAACcacatacatgtactgagtgtaataataGCTTCACTcatctttcacatctaaaaaatcatcagaggatccacacagggtatAAACCGtatacatgta GATTCATGCCAAGAAATCCTCATggcctaattgataacagatgttcaTGA